The following are encoded together in the Methylorubrum sp. B1-46 genome:
- a CDS encoding aldose epimerase family protein — translation MRPDTFGTTRAGETVTRHNLVRDDLRVQVIDYGAVVTAIKVPDREGQWANVVLALGTVEGYETVSPHFGAIAGRYANRIARGRFTLDGTTYALPINEPPNTMHGGPEGFSRRLWRAAEADGTRLVLQRRSPDGEEGFPGTLDVEVVYSLPEPGTLRIDYRAVTDRPTVLNLTNHSYFNLAGEGIGDVMDHVVQVFADTYAPTDATQIPTGELAAVAGTPFDFREPMPVGARIRQGHEQIVLAGGYDHTFVLRGPAGTLRPAATCLCPASGRRLAIATTQPALQLYSGNSLDGSLIGPSGRTYRSGDGVCFETQGFPDAPNHPSFPSTVLRPGETFTSSTTYRFSAL, via the coding sequence ATGAGACCGGATACATTCGGGACGACGCGGGCGGGCGAGACCGTTACCCGGCACAACCTCGTCCGCGATGATCTGCGGGTTCAGGTGATCGATTATGGTGCGGTCGTCACCGCCATCAAGGTGCCGGACCGTGAGGGGCAATGGGCCAATGTGGTCCTCGCCCTCGGCACGGTGGAGGGCTACGAAACGGTAAGCCCGCATTTCGGGGCGATCGCAGGGCGCTATGCCAACCGCATCGCCAGAGGCCGCTTCACCCTCGACGGGACGACCTACGCGCTGCCGATCAACGAGCCGCCCAACACCATGCATGGCGGGCCAGAGGGTTTTTCCAGGCGCCTGTGGCGGGCAGCGGAGGCGGACGGGACGCGACTCGTGCTGCAGCGGCGCAGCCCCGACGGCGAGGAAGGTTTTCCAGGCACACTCGACGTGGAGGTTGTCTACAGCCTGCCCGAACCCGGCACTCTGCGCATCGATTACCGTGCCGTGACCGATCGGCCGACGGTCCTGAACCTCACCAATCACAGCTACTTCAACCTCGCCGGTGAAGGCATCGGCGACGTGATGGACCATGTCGTGCAGGTCTTCGCCGACACCTACGCCCCGACCGATGCGACGCAGATCCCGACCGGAGAGTTGGCGGCGGTCGCCGGTACGCCGTTCGATTTCCGCGAACCGATGCCGGTGGGCGCGCGCATCCGGCAAGGCCACGAGCAGATCGTCCTGGCCGGCGGCTACGACCACACCTTCGTCCTGCGCGGCCCGGCCGGCACCCTGCGCCCGGCGGCCACTTGCCTCTGCCCGGCGAGCGGGCGACGCCTCGCTATCGCCACGACGCAGCCGGCGCTTCAACTCTACAGCGGCAACAGCCTCGACGGCTCCCTGATCGGTCCCTCGGGGCGCACCTACCGTTCGGGGGACGGCGTCTGCTTCGAGACGCAAGGATTTCCCGACGCGCCGAACCATCCGAGCTTTCCGAGCACGGTTCTCAGGCCGGGTGAGACGTTCACGTCGAGCACGACCTACCGCTTTTCCGCGCTCTGA
- a CDS encoding ABC transporter ATP-binding protein gives MARRPLLRGDTLPLLGRLWREWLSPHRATLAVVLVLITIVGAATGLYPALIKAAFDAFDRKDMGALAYGPLIVIAVTSARGFALFGQTVLTNRVVTRVEADMQAALYAHLIDADLAQLGRESPAAFTQRFTTDFAFIKEALTRISTVLLRDVAMLAALVIALIWMDPLLTLAAAVTAPLVAGPVNRIGKRLRQVSTTTQEQMGATASLITESLQGARVAKTYALEGYLKGRAAQALDEVRRLKMKAANARGRLDPLMEVGGGLAVAGVLVLVGQRVMSGDRTVGDFTGYVAALLLAAQPARALGTLNAILQEAAAALSRYFALMDEPPTIREVPSARPLAVTRGEIRFEGVHFRYRADAPALEGIDLVVPAGSTTALVGRSGSGKSSLLNLVPRLQDVTAGRVLIDGTDIRDVTIASLRSAIAVVSQEVVLFDDTIAANIGFGRPGASQEEIEAAAGAAAAHGFITRLSEGYAFRVGPGGGRLSGGERQRISLARAFLKNAPILLLDEATSALDSESEHLVQEALERLMRGRTTLVIAHRLSTVREADRIAVLEAGRVIELGRHEELVAAGGTYARLHRLQLSDDTGVPKAETTPA, from the coding sequence ATGGCGCGCCGGCCACTCCTGAGGGGTGACACCCTTCCCCTGCTCGGGCGGCTCTGGCGGGAATGGCTCTCGCCCCACCGGGCGACGCTGGCGGTGGTGCTCGTGCTCATCACCATCGTGGGCGCGGCGACTGGGCTCTATCCCGCCCTGATCAAGGCCGCCTTCGACGCCTTCGACCGCAAGGATATGGGGGCGCTGGCCTACGGCCCGCTCATCGTCATCGCCGTCACCTCGGCCCGCGGATTCGCCCTGTTCGGGCAGACGGTGCTGACCAACCGGGTCGTCACCCGCGTCGAGGCCGACATGCAGGCGGCGCTCTACGCCCACCTGATCGATGCCGACCTAGCCCAGCTCGGCCGCGAGAGCCCAGCCGCCTTCACCCAGCGCTTCACCACCGACTTCGCCTTCATCAAGGAGGCGCTGACCCGCATCTCGACGGTGCTGCTGCGCGACGTCGCCATGCTGGCCGCTTTGGTGATCGCGTTGATCTGGATGGACCCGCTGCTGACGCTCGCCGCCGCGGTTACGGCGCCGCTTGTCGCCGGGCCGGTCAACCGCATCGGAAAGCGGCTGCGGCAGGTCTCGACCACGACGCAGGAGCAGATGGGCGCCACCGCCAGCCTCATCACCGAGAGCCTGCAGGGGGCCCGCGTCGCCAAGACCTACGCGCTCGAAGGCTACCTCAAGGGCCGGGCGGCGCAGGCGCTCGACGAGGTGCGCCGCCTGAAGATGAAGGCGGCCAATGCCCGCGGCCGGCTCGATCCGCTGATGGAGGTCGGCGGCGGCCTCGCGGTGGCCGGCGTGCTGGTGCTGGTGGGCCAGCGGGTGATGTCGGGTGACCGCACGGTGGGTGACTTCACCGGCTACGTCGCCGCCCTGCTGCTGGCCGCTCAGCCAGCCCGTGCGCTCGGCACCCTCAACGCCATCCTGCAGGAGGCCGCCGCCGCGCTCTCTCGCTACTTCGCGCTGATGGACGAGCCCCCGACGATCCGCGAAGTTCCCTCCGCCCGGCCGCTAGCGGTGACGCGCGGCGAGATCCGATTCGAGGGCGTGCATTTCCGCTACCGGGCCGACGCCCCCGCCCTGGAGGGCATCGACCTCGTGGTGCCCGCGGGCTCGACCACGGCGCTCGTCGGGCGTTCGGGCTCGGGCAAATCCTCCCTGCTCAATCTCGTGCCGCGCCTTCAGGACGTGACGGCGGGCCGGGTCCTCATTGACGGCACCGATATCCGCGACGTGACGATCGCCTCGCTGCGCTCGGCCATCGCGGTGGTCTCGCAGGAAGTCGTGCTGTTCGACGACACCATCGCCGCCAATATTGGCTTTGGCCGCCCCGGTGCCTCGCAGGAGGAGATCGAGGCGGCGGCCGGCGCCGCGGCGGCACACGGCTTCATCACGCGGCTGAGCGAGGGCTACGCCTTCCGCGTCGGGCCGGGCGGCGGACGGCTCTCGGGGGGCGAGCGCCAGCGCATCTCGCTCGCCCGCGCCTTCCTCAAGAACGCGCCGATCCTGCTCCTCGACGAGGCGACCTCCGCCCTCGATTCCGAGTCCGAGCACCTTGTTCAGGAGGCGTTGGAGCGGCTGATGCGGGGGCGCACCACGCTGGTGATCGCCCATCGTCTCTCCACCGTGCGCGAGGCCGATCGCATCGCCGTGCTGGAGGCTGGTCGGGTGATCGAACTCGGCCGCCACGAAGAACTGGTCGCGGCGGGGGGCACCTACGCGCGGCTGCACCGGCTGCAATTGTCGGACGATACCGGAGTGCCGAAAGCCGAGACCACCCCGGCCTGA
- a CDS encoding metal ABC transporter substrate-binding protein — protein sequence MGRLVGRGVMSHAWAAAILLLVGLAPSLAAAQEARLKAVATFSILADLVAQVGGDRVAVTSLVGPDADAHGYSPAPGDARQVAEANLVVVNGLGFEGWLERLIKASGTKAPVVVASKGVKTIAGSHDHDDHGHDHGESDHADPHAWQNVANVKLYVANIRDGLSAADPAHADLYAANAAAYSAKLDALDAEIRAELAKIPEERRRIITTHDSFGYFSAAYGMRFLAPQGVSTDSEAGPKDVARIIRQIRRDKVPAVFVESIADPRLMQQIARESGAKVGGRIYSDALSAPGGPAPGYLEMMRANLTAFREALS from the coding sequence ATGGGTCGGTTGGTGGGACGCGGAGTCATGTCGCACGCATGGGCGGCCGCAATTCTGCTGCTCGTCGGTCTCGCCCCGTCCTTGGCGGCAGCGCAAGAGGCGCGACTGAAGGCGGTGGCGACCTTCTCGATCCTGGCTGACCTCGTGGCCCAGGTCGGCGGGGACCGGGTCGCGGTGACGAGCCTCGTCGGGCCGGACGCAGACGCGCACGGCTATTCCCCGGCGCCGGGCGATGCCCGCCAGGTAGCCGAGGCCAACCTCGTGGTCGTCAACGGCCTCGGTTTCGAGGGATGGCTGGAGCGGCTCATCAAGGCGTCCGGCACCAAGGCCCCGGTTGTCGTCGCCTCCAAGGGCGTGAAGACCATCGCCGGCAGCCACGACCACGACGACCACGGACATGATCACGGCGAGAGCGACCACGCAGACCCGCACGCGTGGCAGAACGTGGCGAACGTGAAGCTCTACGTCGCCAACATCCGCGACGGCCTGAGCGCCGCCGATCCGGCCCATGCCGACCTCTACGCCGCCAATGCCGCCGCCTACAGCGCGAAACTCGACGCGCTGGACGCGGAGATCCGCGCCGAACTGGCGAAGATTCCGGAAGAGCGGCGGCGCATCATCACCACCCACGACTCCTTCGGCTATTTCAGCGCCGCCTACGGAATGCGCTTCCTGGCACCGCAAGGCGTCTCGACGGACAGCGAGGCCGGACCGAAGGACGTGGCCCGCATCATCCGCCAGATCCGCCGCGACAAGGTGCCTGCAGTGTTCGTGGAATCGATCGCCGACCCGCGGCTGATGCAGCAGATCGCCCGCGAGAGCGGCGCCAAGGTCGGCGGCCGGATCTATTCCGACGCGCTGAGCGCGCCCGGTGGGCCGGCGCCGGGCTATCTGGAAATGATGCGCGCGAACCTCACCGCGTTTCGCGAGGCGCTAAGCTGA
- the moaD gene encoding molybdopterin converting factor subunit 1, translating into MKLVYFAWVRERVGKPDETVSPPDGVATVADLIGWLKTRGEEYAYAFENEGVVRAAIDRVHAKPGSAIGGAQEIAFFPPMTGG; encoded by the coding sequence ATGAAGCTCGTCTATTTCGCCTGGGTGCGCGAGCGCGTCGGCAAGCCCGACGAGACGGTGAGCCCGCCGGACGGCGTCGCCACCGTCGCCGACCTCATCGGTTGGCTGAAGACACGTGGCGAGGAATACGCCTACGCCTTCGAGAACGAGGGCGTGGTACGCGCGGCGATCGACCGGGTTCATGCCAAGCCCGGCAGTGCCATTGGCGGCGCGCAGGAGATCGCATTCTTCCCGCCGATGACCGGCGGGTAG
- the pgsA gene encoding CDP-diacylglycerol--glycerol-3-phosphate 3-phosphatidyltransferase — MNAVLPRRRSQAWTLANCLTYGRLVAVPVVVVLLFWPDEIAARWAAFGVFVAAAITDYLDGYVARAWAQSSALGRMLDPIADKLLVAALLLMLAADRTIAGMSLWAAIVILCREVLVSGLREYLAELKVGLPVSRIAKWKTTVQLIALGFLVAGPAGETLIPGSLTVGIVLLWLAAALTLYTGWDYMRAGIRHVIDDPR; from the coding sequence ATGAACGCCGTCCTTCCCCGACGCCGGTCGCAGGCCTGGACGCTCGCGAACTGCCTGACCTACGGCCGCCTCGTCGCGGTCCCGGTCGTCGTCGTCCTGCTGTTCTGGCCCGACGAGATCGCCGCCCGCTGGGCGGCCTTCGGCGTGTTCGTGGCGGCTGCGATCACCGATTATCTCGACGGCTACGTGGCCCGCGCCTGGGCGCAGAGCTCGGCGCTGGGGCGGATGCTCGACCCGATCGCCGACAAGCTCCTCGTCGCCGCCCTGCTGCTGATGCTGGCTGCCGACCGCACCATCGCCGGCATGTCGCTCTGGGCGGCCATCGTCATCCTCTGCCGCGAGGTGCTGGTCTCCGGCCTGCGTGAGTATCTGGCGGAGTTGAAGGTCGGCCTGCCGGTCAGCCGCATCGCCAAGTGGAAGACGACGGTGCAGCTCATCGCCCTCGGCTTCCTCGTGGCGGGCCCGGCCGGCGAGACCCTGATTCCCGGCAGCCTTACCGTCGGTATCGTCCTGCTCTGGCTCGCCGCCGCCCTCACGCTCTATACCGGGTGGGACTACATGAGGGCCGGGATCCGGCACGTGATCGACGATCCGCGCTGA
- the uvrC gene encoding excinuclease ABC subunit UvrC, whose product MSRATRSAFDDVPPDGFDEDENEAPSLDEAPEIDFDFEPGAVQAGTEIIRRFWTTLPTSPGVYRMFDHKGDVLYVGKAKNLKNRVGSYARGQAHSNRIARMIAQTAAMEFVTTATETEALLLEANLIKQLKPRFNVLMRDDKSFPYILLTSDGPAPQVVKHRGARRRKGNYYGPFANVWAVNRTVNALQRAFLLRTCSDSYYENRTRPCLLYQIKRCSGPCTGEIALEDYTALADNARAFLSGKSNAVKDRMREEMQAASENLEFERAARFRDRIAALSAIQGTQGVNTQGVEEADVFALDEQAGQFCIEVFFFRNFQNWGNRAYFPKADRSMSADEVLASFISQFYDDKPAPRLVLVSHTIEDAELMAAALSSRVEHRVEVHRPQRGERKNLVDYAQRNAKEALGRRLADTASQGKLLTALGQAFGLDKPPRRVEVYDNSHISGTAAVGGMIVAGPTGFMKTHYRTFNIKSEELTPGDDFGMMREVLTRRFKRLAKEAPRTPREAAVGEPQAAAEDEAVPAATEAVFEDPDTFPAWPDLVLIDGGAGQLEAARASLAEIGVIDVPLVGIAKGRDRDAGRETFFVPGRSPFKLPPRDPVLYFVQRLRDEAHRFAIGTHRARRKREMTKNPLDEIAGIGPTRKRALLHHFGTVKAIQRAALEDLTKAPGVNAATARAVYDFFHANA is encoded by the coding sequence ATGAGCCGCGCGACCCGATCCGCCTTCGACGACGTCCCGCCCGACGGGTTCGACGAGGACGAGAACGAGGCGCCCTCCCTCGATGAGGCGCCCGAGATCGACTTCGACTTCGAGCCGGGCGCGGTACAAGCCGGTACGGAGATCATCCGCCGCTTCTGGACGACCCTGCCGACGTCGCCGGGCGTCTACCGGATGTTCGACCACAAGGGCGACGTCCTCTACGTCGGCAAGGCCAAGAACCTGAAGAACCGCGTCGGCTCCTATGCCCGCGGTCAGGCGCATTCCAACCGCATCGCCCGCATGATCGCGCAGACGGCGGCGATGGAGTTCGTCACCACCGCGACCGAGACCGAGGCACTCCTTCTCGAAGCCAACCTGATCAAGCAGTTGAAGCCGCGCTTCAACGTGCTGATGCGCGACGACAAGTCGTTTCCCTACATCCTGCTCACCAGCGACGGGCCGGCGCCTCAGGTCGTCAAGCACCGCGGCGCCCGGCGTCGCAAGGGCAACTACTATGGCCCCTTCGCCAATGTCTGGGCGGTCAACCGCACGGTAAACGCGCTCCAGCGCGCCTTCCTGCTGCGCACCTGTTCCGACAGCTATTACGAGAACCGCACCCGGCCCTGCCTGCTCTACCAGATCAAGCGCTGCTCCGGCCCCTGCACCGGCGAAATCGCGCTCGAGGACTATACCGCACTCGCCGACAACGCCCGTGCGTTCCTCTCCGGCAAGTCGAACGCGGTGAAGGACCGGATGCGCGAGGAGATGCAGGCGGCTTCCGAGAATCTGGAGTTCGAGCGCGCCGCCCGCTTCCGCGACCGGATCGCCGCGCTCTCGGCGATCCAGGGCACGCAGGGGGTGAACACGCAGGGCGTGGAGGAGGCCGACGTGTTCGCCCTCGACGAGCAGGCGGGCCAGTTCTGCATCGAGGTGTTCTTCTTCCGCAACTTCCAGAATTGGGGCAACCGCGCCTATTTTCCGAAGGCCGACCGCTCCATGAGCGCCGACGAGGTGCTGGCCTCGTTCATCTCGCAATTCTACGACGACAAGCCCGCTCCCAGGCTCGTCCTCGTCAGCCACACGATCGAGGATGCCGAACTCATGGCCGCGGCCCTATCGAGCCGGGTCGAGCACCGGGTCGAGGTCCATCGGCCGCAGCGGGGCGAGCGCAAGAACCTCGTCGATTACGCGCAGCGCAACGCCAAGGAGGCCCTGGGGCGGCGCCTCGCCGACACGGCCTCGCAGGGCAAGCTGCTCACCGCGCTGGGCCAAGCCTTCGGTCTCGACAAGCCGCCGCGGCGGGTCGAGGTCTACGACAACTCGCACATCTCCGGCACGGCGGCCGTCGGCGGCATGATCGTCGCCGGCCCGACCGGCTTCATGAAGACGCACTACCGCACCTTCAACATCAAGTCGGAGGAGCTGACCCCCGGCGACGATTTCGGGATGATGCGCGAGGTGCTGACCCGCCGCTTCAAGCGGCTGGCCAAGGAGGCCCCGCGCACCCCGCGCGAGGCGGCGGTCGGCGAGCCGCAGGCCGCGGCCGAGGATGAGGCGGTGCCGGCCGCGACCGAGGCCGTCTTCGAGGATCCCGACACCTTCCCCGCATGGCCCGACCTCGTGCTGATCGACGGCGGTGCCGGGCAGCTCGAGGCCGCCCGCGCCTCGCTCGCCGAGATCGGCGTGATCGACGTGCCGCTCGTCGGCATCGCCAAGGGCCGCGACCGCGACGCCGGGCGCGAGACCTTCTTCGTCCCCGGCCGCAGCCCGTTCAAGCTGCCGCCGCGCGACCCCGTGCTCTACTTCGTCCAGCGCCTGCGCGATGAGGCACACCGCTTCGCCATCGGCACGCACCGAGCCCGGCGCAAGCGCGAGATGACCAAGAACCCGCTCGACGAAATCGCGGGCATCGGCCCCACTCGCAAGCGCGCGCTCCTGCACCATTTCGGCACCGTGAAGGCCATCCAGCGGGCCGCCTTGGAGGATCTCACCAAGGCGCCCGGCGTCAACGCCGCCACCGCGCGGGCGGTCTACGACTTCTTCCACGCCAACGCTTGA
- a CDS encoding protein phosphatase CheZ has product MINKRYRIEESLGLPVPAAGIAAAAPEALPNPRLEEILTAINDLRRITQASAGETIEACRRELGEAFAMRHELEVMKEAITRTKSEIASLHRSESTGKGMRRVAGELDAVVESTEQATSTILGSIEKIETNANMLRGQRLTKAAQENVDGILDSVISAYEACNFQDLTGQRISKIVGVLKFVEEHLDRVIEAWSSLDGFRDLLAVETAAVDENDESSLLNGPKLDDDPGHVDQSDIDALFD; this is encoded by the coding sequence ATGATCAACAAGCGCTACCGCATCGAGGAAAGCCTGGGCTTGCCCGTTCCGGCGGCCGGCATCGCTGCGGCCGCTCCTGAGGCGCTGCCGAACCCGCGCCTCGAAGAGATCCTGACGGCGATCAACGATCTGCGCCGCATTACCCAGGCGAGCGCCGGCGAGACGATCGAGGCCTGCCGCCGGGAACTCGGCGAGGCGTTCGCCATGCGCCACGAACTCGAGGTGATGAAGGAGGCGATCACCCGTACCAAGTCGGAGATCGCCAGCCTTCACCGCTCCGAGTCCACGGGCAAGGGCATGCGTCGCGTGGCGGGCGAACTCGATGCCGTGGTCGAATCGACCGAGCAGGCCACCTCGACGATCCTCGGCAGCATCGAGAAGATTGAGACCAACGCCAACATGTTGCGCGGCCAGCGCCTGACCAAGGCCGCCCAGGAGAATGTCGACGGCATCCTCGACAGCGTGATCAGCGCCTACGAGGCCTGCAACTTCCAGGACCTGACCGGCCAGCGCATCAGCAAGATCGTCGGCGTGCTCAAGTTCGTCGAGGAGCATCTCGACCGTGTCATCGAGGCCTGGAGCAGCCTCGACGGCTTCCGTGATCTCCTCGCCGTCGAGACCGCCGCGGTGGACGAGAACGACGAGAGCTCGCTTCTCAACGGTCCGAAACTTGACGACGACCCCGGTCACGTCGACCAGTCGGATATCGACGCTCTGTTCGATTGA
- a CDS encoding L,D-transpeptidase: MRAKWSVALTALAIAGGFGPAIAQAEPGRYGGGFIEYLMTGDAQGPARRPAVDGYGALGGPRPIALSQPRARFAALPTSPAPEDVAIARTVDPRYARQVVAYDGPGRAGQIVIDTNAKYLYLIQPGRQAIRYGIGVGRPGFVWTGAKTITAKREWPDWTPPAEMLRRRPDLPRHMSGGPENPLGARAMYLGTSLYRIHGTNEPHTIGQNVSSGCIRMMNEDVIDLYERTPVGTRVEVI; encoded by the coding sequence ATGCGGGCGAAATGGAGCGTGGCGCTGACGGCGCTCGCCATCGCAGGAGGATTCGGGCCGGCGATAGCTCAGGCCGAGCCGGGCCGGTACGGCGGCGGCTTCATCGAGTACCTGATGACCGGCGATGCGCAGGGGCCGGCCCGGCGCCCCGCCGTCGATGGCTACGGTGCCCTCGGCGGACCTCGTCCCATCGCCCTCTCGCAACCGCGCGCCCGGTTTGCGGCCCTGCCGACGAGCCCGGCGCCTGAGGACGTCGCCATCGCGCGGACGGTCGATCCCCGCTACGCCCGCCAAGTCGTCGCCTATGACGGGCCGGGACGGGCCGGCCAGATCGTGATCGATACGAACGCCAAGTATCTCTACCTGATTCAGCCCGGCCGCCAGGCGATCCGCTACGGCATCGGTGTCGGACGGCCGGGCTTCGTCTGGACCGGCGCGAAGACGATCACCGCCAAGCGGGAATGGCCGGATTGGACGCCGCCCGCCGAGATGCTGCGCCGCCGCCCGGATCTGCCGCGGCATATGAGCGGCGGCCCGGAGAACCCGCTCGGGGCGCGGGCGATGTATCTCGGCACTTCGCTCTACCGCATTCACGGCACCAACGAGCCGCACACGATCGGTCAGAATGTGTCCTCGGGCTGCATCCGGATGATGAACGAGGACGTGATCGACCTCTACGAGCGGACACCGGTCGGAACCCGCGTCGAGGTGATCTGA
- a CDS encoding DUF2076 domain-containing protein, with protein sequence MNSEERDIINGIFQRLEQASGQPRDADAERFIADKLRNQPYAPYAMAQLIYVQEEAIKSLNQQLEQARSQAQSQPSGGGGFLSSIFGGGQRSEPQRPAGQAWGQQGGYGQQGGYGGPQGGPQPGYGQPGYGGPQQGGPWGGQAQQPARGGGFLATALPMAAGAAGGMLLGSALSNAFAGGHSALGSAQAAGLTGGDTGGGAFGGDQDLGSALGGGDGGFQDASFGGGGGDDFGGDLGDGGDDDWA encoded by the coding sequence ATGAACAGCGAAGAACGCGACATCATCAACGGCATCTTCCAGCGCCTGGAGCAGGCGTCCGGACAGCCCCGGGACGCCGATGCCGAACGTTTCATCGCCGATAAGCTGCGCAACCAGCCCTACGCGCCCTACGCGATGGCTCAATTGATCTACGTGCAGGAGGAGGCGATCAAGAGTCTCAACCAGCAGCTCGAACAGGCCCGCTCCCAGGCGCAGTCCCAGCCTTCCGGCGGCGGCGGCTTCCTGTCGAGCATCTTCGGCGGCGGTCAGCGCTCCGAGCCGCAGCGTCCGGCCGGTCAGGCCTGGGGGCAGCAGGGCGGCTACGGCCAGCAGGGTGGCTACGGCGGACCGCAGGGTGGGCCGCAGCCCGGCTACGGCCAGCCGGGTTACGGCGGTCCGCAGCAGGGCGGTCCGTGGGGTGGCCAGGCCCAGCAGCCCGCCCGCGGCGGCGGATTCCTCGCCACCGCCCTTCCGATGGCGGCCGGTGCGGCGGGCGGCATGCTGCTCGGCAGCGCCCTCTCCAATGCCTTCGCGGGCGGCCATTCCGCGCTCGGCAGCGCGCAGGCAGCGGGCCTGACGGGCGGTGACACCGGCGGCGGTGCCTTCGGCGGCGATCAGGATCTCGGCTCCGCGCTTGGCGGCGGGGACGGCGGCTTCCAAGACGCCTCGTTCGGCGGTGGCGGCGGCGACGATTTCGGCGGCGACCTCGGCGATGGCGGGGACGACGACTGGGCCTGA
- a CDS encoding outer membrane protein has translation MKSFLRAGTAIAGIAFAGSALAADLPRRAAPPPVFQPVPVFTWTGFYAGFNAGYGFGTQDDRVPTVIGVGPASLLVPPPTTAVIAFSNRESNEGFVGGGQIGYNYQFTPGSGVVIGVEADAEYADFGRDRNRFLSTSPLAAQQVFNPGGLSGLDFFGTVRGRLGYAFDRTLVYGTGGFAYGSGGGRDFGTGVSSNDFQTGWAAGGGIEYALPTDSFLNFFKSSAVTLKVEGLYVNLDRGNGGRGAFAVDNQGRTVTVTSPGVVLVSGGQQVRDTEFAVVRAGLNYKFGSY, from the coding sequence ATGAAATCCTTCCTTCGCGCCGGTACGGCCATCGCCGGCATCGCCTTCGCCGGTTCGGCGCTCGCCGCCGACCTGCCGCGCCGCGCCGCGCCGCCCCCGGTGTTCCAGCCGGTGCCGGTCTTCACCTGGACGGGCTTCTACGCCGGTTTCAACGCCGGTTACGGCTTCGGCACCCAGGACGACCGCGTCCCGACCGTGATCGGCGTCGGCCCGGCCTCGCTCCTCGTGCCCCCGCCCACCACCGCCGTGATCGCCTTCAGCAACCGCGAGTCCAACGAGGGCTTCGTCGGCGGCGGCCAGATCGGCTACAACTACCAGTTCACCCCGGGCTCGGGCGTCGTGATCGGCGTCGAGGCGGACGCCGAGTACGCCGATTTCGGTCGTGACCGGAACCGCTTCCTGTCGACCAGCCCGCTGGCCGCTCAGCAGGTGTTCAATCCGGGCGGTCTCTCCGGCCTCGACTTCTTCGGCACCGTCCGCGGCCGCCTCGGCTACGCCTTCGACCGCACCCTCGTGTACGGCACCGGCGGCTTCGCCTACGGCTCCGGCGGCGGTCGTGACTTCGGCACCGGCGTGTCGAGCAACGACTTCCAGACCGGCTGGGCCGCGGGTGGTGGTATCGAGTACGCTCTCCCGACCGACTCGTTCCTGAACTTCTTCAAGTCCTCGGCCGTCACGCTGAAGGTCGAAGGCCTGTACGTGAACCTCGACCGCGGCAACGGTGGCCGTGGCGCCTTCGCGGTGGACAACCAGGGCCGCACGGTCACCGTGACCAGCCCGGGCGTCGTGCTCGTCAGCGGTGGCCAGCAGGTCCGCGACACCGAGTTCGCCGTCGTCCGCGCCGGCCTGAACTACAAGTTCGGCTCGTACTAA
- the pgeF gene encoding peptidoglycan editing factor PgeF — MFIEAPELSSHSYIRHAFFTRQGGVSEGLYASLNGGIGSNDDPARVAENRARMCAQLGLPSENLVSLYQVHSAEVVTVETPFPLAERPKADAMVTRVPGLALGIATADCGPILFADPENRVVGAAHAGWKGALGGVIDATVLAMEALGAERTSIVAVLGPTIGQASYEVGLDFMERFGAEVAGSEKFFAEGRSGHAQFDLPAFILERLVEAGIGEATALGLCTYADPDRFYSFRRTTHRSEPDYGRLISAIALTP; from the coding sequence ATGTTCATCGAAGCGCCCGAGCTGAGCTCGCACTCTTATATCCGGCACGCCTTCTTCACCCGGCAGGGCGGCGTCTCGGAGGGGCTCTACGCCTCGCTGAACGGCGGGATCGGTTCGAACGACGATCCGGCGCGCGTTGCGGAGAACCGTGCGCGGATGTGCGCGCAGCTCGGATTGCCGAGCGAGAACCTCGTCAGCCTCTATCAAGTGCATTCGGCCGAGGTGGTGACCGTCGAGACGCCCTTCCCGCTCGCCGAGCGTCCGAAGGCCGACGCCATGGTGACCCGTGTGCCCGGCCTGGCACTCGGCATCGCCACGGCCGATTGCGGCCCGATCCTGTTCGCCGATCCGGAAAACCGCGTGGTGGGCGCGGCTCATGCGGGCTGGAAGGGAGCCCTCGGCGGCGTCATCGACGCGACGGTCCTGGCCATGGAGGCGCTCGGCGCCGAGCGGACATCCATCGTCGCCGTGCTCGGCCCGACGATCGGCCAAGCGTCCTACGAAGTGGGCCTCGATTTCATGGAGCGTTTCGGAGCCGAGGTTGCCGGAAGCGAAAAGTTCTTCGCCGAAGGACGGTCCGGCCACGCGCAGTTCGATCTGCCGGCCTTCATTCTAGAGCGACTCGTCGAAGCCGGTATCGGAGAAGCCACTGCGCTCGGCCTGTGCACCTACGCCGACCCGGATCGATTCTATAGCTTCCGGCGCACGACGCACCGCAGCGAACCGGATTACGGCCGGCTGATATCGGCAATTGCACTGACGCCGTGA